The following are encoded in a window of Nakamurella sp. A5-74 genomic DNA:
- a CDS encoding HAD-IC family P-type ATPase, with protein sequence MTTQGAAEHAPTTASSTAGPISSGADTPDTGLTADQVAERTAAGRTNAVDTRSSRSVWEIIKANVLTRFNAILGALFVLILITGSIADGLFGLILVANSLIGIVQEVLAKRKLDRLALLNAPITRVVRDGVVVEVPTAEVVQDDLVELRSGDQVPADGFVRSGDGLELDESNLTGESDAVGKRPGDEVRSGTSVVAGIGRFEAAQVGPDAYANKIAAEARKFTRAHSEIQSSVNTLLKYITWVIVIALPLQIFSQARVVGDQGWRQVVIRSTGGLVGLVPEGLVLLTSVAFLLAAVQLTRKQVLVQELPAVEGLARVDVVCLDKTGTLTVGDIAFEDIHVIGDPRGNDDGVGEDELRCALGALADDANANGTLKAVAASIDPPDGWDRIATIAFNSARKWSAACFTGRGTWILGAPDVLLVEHDPLRERVSELARTGRRVILLASSARASLDGPTLPEDLVPEALVTLTEQVRPDAAETLKYFADQGVAIKVISGDNPQTVAAIAQRVGLPIDTSTRSETGLPIGVVDARTLGTDPQELREVAKETIVFGRVSPEQKRALVRALQAQGHVVAMTGDGVNDALALKDADIGVAMGNGAQATKSVAQLVLLDGKFSHLPDVLAEGRRVIGNVERVANLFLAKNVMSLIAIITAAAFALPFPFLPRHLTLVSAVTIGIPAFFLALGPNKRRYIPGFLRRVLRFAVPAGVIAGVVVIVSYLLANLHYGVPKGQFSSRCAVPEGLKTVADHACWQPGAGATVALLTTFFWILLVLARPLRPWKLGLIGAMILIAVLAFAVPIGREFFNFDLPSGLFWQSFAVGVGGALLVELVYRTSKEIRETHHVAD encoded by the coding sequence GTGACGACTCAAGGGGCCGCCGAGCACGCGCCGACCACAGCTTCGTCGACCGCCGGCCCGATCAGCTCTGGTGCCGACACCCCCGACACCGGCCTGACTGCTGACCAGGTGGCCGAACGCACGGCCGCCGGACGGACCAACGCCGTCGACACCCGCTCCTCACGCAGCGTCTGGGAGATCATCAAGGCGAACGTCCTGACCCGCTTCAACGCGATCCTGGGCGCGCTGTTCGTGCTCATCCTCATCACCGGCTCGATCGCCGACGGTCTGTTCGGGCTGATCCTGGTGGCGAACTCACTGATCGGCATCGTCCAGGAGGTCCTGGCGAAGCGGAAACTCGATCGGCTCGCGCTGCTCAACGCGCCGATCACCCGGGTGGTGCGGGACGGCGTCGTCGTCGAGGTCCCCACCGCCGAGGTCGTGCAGGACGACCTGGTCGAGCTGCGCAGCGGCGACCAGGTACCCGCCGACGGCTTCGTCCGCTCCGGCGACGGGCTGGAACTCGACGAGTCGAACCTCACCGGAGAGTCGGATGCCGTCGGGAAACGTCCGGGCGACGAGGTGCGTTCCGGTACGTCGGTGGTGGCCGGGATCGGACGGTTCGAGGCAGCGCAGGTCGGACCGGACGCCTACGCCAACAAGATCGCCGCCGAGGCCAGGAAGTTCACCCGCGCCCACTCCGAGATCCAGTCGTCGGTCAACACCCTGCTCAAATACATCACCTGGGTGATCGTGATCGCCCTCCCGCTGCAGATCTTCTCCCAGGCCAGGGTGGTCGGTGACCAGGGCTGGCGACAGGTGGTGATCCGCTCCACCGGTGGACTCGTCGGGCTGGTCCCGGAGGGTCTGGTGCTGCTCACCTCGGTCGCCTTCCTGCTCGCCGCCGTCCAGCTGACCCGTAAACAGGTGCTGGTGCAAGAACTCCCGGCTGTCGAGGGGCTGGCCAGGGTCGACGTGGTGTGCCTGGACAAGACCGGCACCCTGACGGTCGGCGACATCGCCTTCGAGGACATCCACGTGATCGGCGATCCACGCGGCAACGACGACGGCGTCGGTGAGGACGAACTGCGCTGCGCCCTCGGTGCGCTCGCCGACGATGCCAACGCCAACGGCACGCTCAAGGCGGTCGCGGCGTCCATCGACCCGCCGGACGGCTGGGACCGGATCGCGACCATCGCCTTCAACTCGGCCCGCAAGTGGAGCGCCGCCTGCTTCACCGGCCGCGGGACCTGGATCCTCGGCGCTCCCGACGTGCTGCTGGTCGAGCACGACCCGCTGCGCGAACGGGTCAGCGAGCTGGCCAGGACCGGTCGGCGGGTCATCCTGCTGGCCAGTAGTGCGCGGGCCAGCCTGGACGGTCCGACCCTGCCGGAGGACCTCGTCCCCGAGGCGCTGGTGACGCTCACCGAACAAGTGCGACCCGACGCCGCCGAGACCCTCAAGTACTTCGCCGACCAGGGTGTGGCGATCAAGGTGATCTCCGGCGACAACCCCCAGACCGTTGCCGCGATCGCCCAACGGGTGGGCCTGCCGATCGACACCTCGACCCGCTCCGAGACGGGACTGCCGATCGGTGTGGTGGACGCCCGCACCCTCGGCACCGACCCGCAGGAGCTGCGGGAGGTGGCGAAGGAGACGATCGTCTTCGGCCGGGTCTCGCCGGAGCAGAAGCGCGCGCTGGTGCGGGCGCTGCAGGCGCAGGGCCACGTCGTCGCGATGACCGGTGACGGCGTCAACGACGCGCTGGCACTCAAGGACGCCGACATCGGTGTCGCCATGGGCAACGGCGCCCAGGCGACGAAGTCCGTCGCGCAGTTGGTGCTGCTGGACGGCAAGTTCTCCCACCTGCCCGACGTGCTCGCCGAGGGCCGCCGGGTGATCGGCAACGTCGAACGCGTCGCCAACCTGTTCCTGGCGAAGAACGTCATGAGCCTGATCGCGATCATCACCGCGGCCGCGTTCGCACTGCCGTTCCCGTTCCTGCCCCGCCACCTGACGCTGGTGTCGGCGGTCACCATCGGCATCCCGGCGTTCTTCCTCGCGCTTGGTCCCAACAAGCGCCGCTACATCCCCGGTTTCCTGCGTCGGGTGCTGCGTTTCGCCGTCCCGGCAGGCGTGATCGCCGGGGTGGTGGTGATCGTGTCGTACCTGCTGGCGAACCTGCACTACGGCGTCCCGAAGGGACAGTTCAGCTCCCGTTGCGCCGTCCCGGAGGGCCTGAAGACCGTGGCCGACCATGCTTGCTGGCAGCCCGGCGCCGGCGCCACCGTTGCCCTGCTGACGACGTTCTTCTGGATCCTGTTGGTCCTGGCCAGGCCTCTGCGACCGTGGAAGCTGGGCCTGATCGGCGCGATGATCCTGATCGCGGTGCTGGCCTTCGCCGTCCCGATCGGACGTGAGTTCTTCAACTTCGATCTGCCCAGCGGCCTGTTCTGGCAGTCGTTCGCGGTCGGGGTCGGTGGCGCGCTGCTGGTGGAGCTGGTCTATCGCACGTCCAAGGAGATCCGCGAGACCCACCACGTGGCGGACTGA
- the lnt gene encoding apolipoprotein N-acyltransferase gives MSRSLPRPVLTGLPGSRPIRVLLRLVSAVAGGLAVYGSFAPSTLWWLAPIGIALAGLSVTGLRGRSAFWMFGLAGASFYVPLLSWTGVYVGAVPWLALAIVVSLLTAPVGLALVWLRRLPAWPLWAAGAWVAGEALRARWPFGGFGWGSLAFGQPDGPLLPLASLFGSTAISFAVAAIGFSLTVLLRSAMARVALACAERPGPTPQHPEPGGVRRLSWRPLGVIAGVVVVVACSNLTTVHSDVLDAAPTAPIAVIQGNVPRAGLEFNAQRRAVLDNHAARTHELAAAVRAGAQPRPSVVLWPENSSDIDPFANPDAAQVIQSAADDIGVPILVGAVVAADQPGRNYNMGIVWNPGTGPTGETYTKRHPVPFAEYMPYRSFFRTFSAQVDLLRSEFLPGQRPGNFVINGIPIGDLICFEIVENDLTADIVRGGARVLVVQTNNATFGYTDETYQQQAMSRVRAVEYGREVLITATSGVSAVIRPDGSVAATVPLFTPGFLVPTVPLLSGTTLGGVLGPYFEWTVTVLVLLALGWTWWRLRRHRQPPGAPTATGDSVRHDPPAADESPTGPLPSVGAAVAPADDRATEQEEPRT, from the coding sequence GTGTCCCGATCGCTGCCGCGCCCCGTACTGACCGGCCTGCCGGGAAGCCGTCCGATCAGGGTGCTGCTGCGGCTGGTCAGCGCGGTCGCCGGTGGCCTCGCGGTCTACGGTTCCTTCGCCCCGTCGACCCTGTGGTGGCTGGCGCCCATCGGCATTGCGCTGGCGGGTCTGTCCGTGACGGGGTTGCGCGGCCGATCCGCGTTCTGGATGTTCGGCCTGGCCGGCGCCTCGTTCTACGTCCCACTGCTGTCCTGGACCGGGGTCTACGTCGGAGCCGTGCCCTGGCTGGCCCTGGCGATCGTCGTGTCCCTGCTGACTGCGCCCGTCGGGCTGGCTCTGGTGTGGCTGCGCAGGCTTCCTGCATGGCCGCTGTGGGCCGCGGGGGCCTGGGTGGCGGGGGAGGCGCTGCGCGCCCGTTGGCCGTTCGGTGGGTTCGGCTGGGGATCGCTGGCCTTCGGTCAGCCGGACGGCCCGCTGCTGCCACTGGCCTCGTTGTTCGGGTCGACGGCGATCAGCTTCGCCGTGGCTGCCATCGGCTTCTCGCTGACCGTGCTGCTGCGGTCCGCGATGGCCAGAGTCGCCCTGGCGTGCGCCGAGCGACCCGGACCGACACCGCAGCACCCGGAGCCGGGAGGAGTGCGCCGACTCTCCTGGCGCCCGCTCGGCGTGATCGCCGGCGTCGTCGTCGTTGTGGCCTGCTCGAACCTCACGACCGTGCACTCCGACGTACTCGATGCCGCCCCGACCGCTCCGATCGCCGTCATCCAGGGCAACGTGCCGAGGGCCGGGCTCGAGTTCAACGCCCAACGCAGGGCGGTGCTCGACAACCATGCGGCGCGGACCCACGAGTTGGCGGCCGCGGTACGCGCCGGCGCCCAACCGCGGCCGTCGGTGGTGCTCTGGCCGGAGAACTCCTCGGACATCGATCCGTTCGCCAATCCCGACGCGGCCCAGGTGATCCAGTCGGCGGCCGACGACATCGGGGTCCCGATCCTGGTCGGAGCGGTCGTCGCGGCGGACCAGCCCGGCCGCAACTACAACATGGGCATCGTCTGGAACCCGGGGACGGGACCGACGGGGGAGACGTACACCAAACGGCATCCGGTGCCCTTCGCCGAGTACATGCCCTACCGGTCGTTCTTCCGGACCTTCTCCGCCCAGGTCGATCTGCTGCGCTCGGAGTTCCTGCCGGGTCAGCGACCCGGGAATTTCGTCATCAACGGCATCCCGATCGGCGATCTGATCTGTTTCGAGATCGTGGAGAACGATCTGACTGCCGACATCGTCCGCGGCGGCGCCCGGGTGCTGGTGGTACAGACCAACAATGCAACTTTCGGCTACACCGACGAGACCTACCAGCAGCAGGCGATGAGTCGGGTCCGAGCTGTCGAGTACGGCCGTGAGGTGCTCATCACCGCGACGAGCGGGGTCTCTGCCGTCATCCGACCCGACGGGTCGGTGGCGGCGACGGTGCCGCTGTTCACTCCCGGATTCCTCGTCCCGACCGTCCCGCTGCTCTCCGGGACGACCCTCGGCGGTGTGCTGGGGCCGTATTTCGAGTGGACCGTCACCGTGCTGGTGCTGCTGGCCCTCGGCTGGACCTGGTGGCGGCTCCGGCGGCATCGACAACCGCCGGGGGCGCCCACCGCGACGGGTGACTCCGTCCGGCACGATCCGCCGGCGGCCGACGAGTCGCCCACCGGTCCGCTACCGTCGGTGGGCGCAGCCGTCGCCCCGGCCGACGACAGAGCAACCGAGCAGGAGGAACCCCGAACGTGA
- a CDS encoding polyprenol monophosphomannose synthase has protein sequence MTSQQPADERVLVIVPTYNERENLPLVLDRLRVAVPDADVLVVDDGSPDGTGEIADQRAAADDRISVMHRTEKNGLGAAYIAGFGWGLDRGYDILVEMDADGSHPPEHLPRLLSASAHADLVIGSRYVPGGKIMNWPVSRHLISRGGNLYVRAALGLGVKDVTAGYRAYRSQVLRTLDLPTVSSRGYCFQVEMTMRTVDAGFAVAEVPITFTEREIGESKMSGDIVQEAYVNVTKWGIGRRWNQLRHLGSRSGTRNPESVRSS, from the coding sequence GTGACATCGCAGCAACCGGCCGACGAGCGGGTACTGGTGATCGTGCCGACCTACAACGAGCGGGAGAACCTGCCGTTGGTCCTGGACAGGCTGCGTGTTGCCGTGCCGGACGCGGACGTGCTCGTCGTCGACGACGGTTCACCCGACGGTACCGGCGAGATCGCCGACCAGCGGGCAGCAGCCGACGATCGCATCTCCGTGATGCACCGCACCGAGAAGAACGGTCTCGGCGCCGCCTACATCGCCGGATTCGGCTGGGGGCTCGATCGCGGCTACGACATCCTGGTCGAGATGGATGCCGACGGCTCGCACCCACCGGAGCACTTGCCGCGCCTGCTCTCCGCCTCCGCGCACGCCGACCTGGTGATCGGGTCCCGCTACGTCCCCGGCGGCAAGATCATGAACTGGCCGGTCTCGCGGCATCTGATCTCCCGAGGCGGCAATCTCTACGTGCGGGCAGCCCTGGGGCTCGGCGTCAAGGACGTCACCGCCGGGTACCGCGCGTACCGGTCGCAGGTGCTGCGCACGTTGGATCTTCCTACGGTGTCGTCCCGCGGGTACTGCTTCCAGGTCGAGATGACGATGCGCACGGTCGATGCCGGGTTCGCCGTCGCCGAGGTGCCGATCACGTTCACCGAACGCGAGATCGGTGAGTCGAAGATGAGCGGCGACATCGTGCAGGAGGCGTACGTCAACGTCACCAAGTGGGGCATCGGTCGCCGCTGGAACCAGTTGCGGCACCTCGGATCCCGGTCGGGAACCAGGAATCCGGAGTCGGTCCGCAGCAGCTGA
- a CDS encoding RNA polymerase-binding protein RbpA, whose translation MADRVLRGSRLGATSYEADRNHDLAPRRTATYACPRDHKFTVPLADDADLPGVWDCRMHGLESTLVDGSAPEGKAVKPPRTHWDMLLERRSVEELDEILTEKLDELKARRTLQ comes from the coding sequence ATGGCTGACCGCGTCCTTCGAGGATCACGGCTCGGGGCAACGAGCTACGAGGCTGACCGCAACCACGATCTGGCCCCCCGTCGCACCGCGACCTATGCCTGCCCCCGCGACCACAAGTTCACCGTGCCGCTGGCCGACGACGCCGACCTGCCCGGTGTCTGGGACTGCCGCATGCATGGTCTGGAGTCCACCCTTGTGGACGGATCCGCGCCCGAGGGCAAGGCTGTCAAACCACCCCGCACGCACTGGGACATGTTGCTGGAGCGTCGTTCGGTCGAGGAACTCGACGAGATCCTCACCGAGAAGCTGGACGAGCTGAAGGCCCGTCGCACCCTGCAGTGA
- a CDS encoding SDR family oxidoreductase — protein sequence MNASLDGRTVLVTGANGGLGAEFVHQALAREAAKVYAAARTPQHWDDPRIQPLSLDITDADDVARAAAAAPDVDLLVNNAGIAPAGDSISGPEQDLRRIFETNFFGTLGVANAFSPVLMANGGGTILNVLSAAAWINIPTGYAASKAAMWSATNALRTELQGRGVQVIGLLVGMVDTPMSQRWDVPKVSAKSVVAQAYEGVTSGAIEVLADESTRELKSRLSNPADQFYPWLDELLGSFVA from the coding sequence ATGAACGCATCACTCGATGGTCGGACAGTTCTCGTCACGGGCGCCAACGGCGGCCTCGGAGCGGAGTTCGTGCACCAGGCGCTCGCCCGTGAAGCCGCGAAGGTCTACGCCGCAGCGCGCACGCCGCAACACTGGGACGATCCCCGGATCCAGCCCTTGTCCCTCGACATCACGGATGCCGACGACGTTGCTCGTGCCGCCGCGGCCGCACCGGACGTCGACCTGCTGGTCAACAACGCCGGCATCGCACCCGCCGGCGACTCCATCTCCGGCCCGGAGCAGGATCTTCGGCGCATCTTCGAGACGAATTTCTTCGGGACGCTCGGTGTCGCGAACGCGTTCAGCCCCGTACTGATGGCCAACGGCGGCGGCACGATCCTCAACGTCCTGTCCGCAGCGGCCTGGATCAATATTCCCACCGGGTACGCAGCGTCCAAGGCGGCCATGTGGTCGGCCACCAACGCCCTCCGGACGGAGCTGCAAGGCCGGGGTGTCCAGGTAATCGGCCTTCTCGTAGGCATGGTCGACACTCCCATGTCGCAACGATGGGACGTGCCGAAGGTCAGCGCCAAGAGCGTGGTCGCCCAGGCCTACGAAGGCGTCACAAGTGGTGCGATCGAAGTGCTAGCCGATGAGTCGACAAGGGAGCTCAAATCTCGGCTCAGCAATCCGGCCGACCAGTTTTACCCCTGGCTCGACGAACTCCTTGGATCGTTCGTGGCCTGA
- a CDS encoding TetR/AcrR family transcriptional regulator encodes MPAKTHTVRPSRPMRADAQRNRDAILLAARETFDSDGVLASLDGIALRAGVGNATLYRNFPTRDDLLAAVLETSVELALNEADGLASSLPPREALAEWLFRLTWQLRIWHDLPYCIATARADPGSSMNSVCSNPLLDRTGALLDRAQSMGVAVQTIAADEVFELVTALSWGVDRYGDDKAAARRRVDVATAGIFTSR; translated from the coding sequence ATGCCTGCCAAGACCCACACCGTGAGACCGTCTCGACCGATGCGGGCCGACGCCCAGCGCAACCGTGACGCGATCCTTCTCGCCGCGAGAGAGACCTTCGACAGCGACGGCGTGCTTGCCTCGCTCGACGGAATCGCCCTACGCGCGGGTGTCGGGAACGCCACCCTGTACCGCAATTTTCCGACCCGCGATGACCTTCTTGCCGCCGTCCTAGAGACCAGCGTCGAGCTAGCGCTCAATGAGGCGGACGGCCTCGCGAGTTCACTGCCACCGCGAGAGGCACTCGCTGAGTGGCTCTTCCGGCTGACCTGGCAGCTGCGTATTTGGCACGACCTGCCGTACTGCATCGCCACCGCCCGGGCCGATCCCGGATCGTCCATGAATTCGGTTTGCAGCAATCCTCTGCTCGATCGGACGGGCGCGCTTCTCGACAGGGCGCAGTCCATGGGAGTCGCTGTCCAGACGATCGCCGCGGACGAAGTGTTCGAGCTGGTCACCGCACTGTCATGGGGCGTTGACCGGTACGGGGACGACAAGGCGGCCGCCCGCCGTCGCGTCGATGTCGCGACAGCAGGCATCTTCACCTCCAGGTAG